A single region of the Anaerostipes rhamnosivorans genome encodes:
- the asnS gene encoding asparagine--tRNA ligase — MQILTGRQIYKHFKEYSGKELSLCGWVKSNRDSRDFGFLVINDGTFFEPIQIVYEKKLTNFNQIKKLSVGTAVIVKGVLAETPDARQPFEIQASSIEVEGESPSDYPLQKKRHSFEYLRTIAHLRPRANIFQAVYRVRSLIAYAIHKFFMERDFIYVHTPIISGQDCEGAGEMFQVTTLDLKELSEGKKLDYREDFFEKETNLTVSGQLNGEAFAQAFRNIYTFGPTFRAEESNTTRHAAEFWMIEPEMAFADLEDNMLLAESMIKYIIHYVLEQAPEEMKFFHQFVDKGLLDRLHHVAESEFARITYTEAVEILKQHNDKFQYPVSWGTDLQTEHERYLTEKVYKKPVFVTDYPKEIKAFYMKQNPDGKTVAAVDLLVPGIGEIIGGSQREDDLEKLQKRMEELQMNLSDYDFYMDLRKYGSTRHSGFGLGFERMVMYVTGMANIRDVIPFPRTVGKCEY; from the coding sequence GTGCAGATATTAACAGGGAGACAGATATATAAACATTTTAAAGAATACAGTGGGAAGGAACTAAGCTTGTGCGGATGGGTGAAGAGCAACCGGGATTCCAGGGACTTTGGATTTCTTGTCATCAATGACGGGACTTTTTTTGAACCCATTCAGATTGTGTATGAAAAAAAGCTCACAAATTTTAACCAGATCAAGAAGCTGTCTGTGGGAACGGCAGTGATTGTCAAAGGAGTTTTGGCGGAAACACCGGATGCCAGACAGCCATTTGAGATTCAGGCTTCCAGTATAGAGGTAGAGGGAGAGTCTCCTTCAGATTATCCGCTGCAAAAGAAAAGACATTCGTTTGAGTACTTGAGAACCATTGCCCATCTGAGACCGAGGGCCAACATATTCCAGGCTGTATACAGGGTCCGGTCCCTTATCGCCTATGCAATCCATAAATTTTTTATGGAACGGGATTTTATTTATGTGCATACACCGATTATTTCTGGACAGGACTGCGAAGGTGCGGGAGAAATGTTCCAGGTGACAACTCTGGATCTTAAAGAGCTCTCTGAGGGAAAGAAACTGGATTACAGGGAAGACTTTTTTGAAAAGGAAACGAATCTCACAGTCAGCGGCCAACTGAATGGGGAGGCCTTTGCACAGGCTTTCCGAAATATTTATACGTTCGGCCCCACGTTCCGGGCAGAGGAATCTAACACCACCAGACATGCTGCAGAATTCTGGATGATAGAACCGGAAATGGCATTTGCCGACTTAGAAGATAATATGCTGCTGGCGGAGAGTATGATTAAGTATATTATTCATTATGTACTGGAACAGGCGCCTGAGGAAATGAAGTTCTTTCATCAGTTTGTGGACAAAGGTCTTTTGGATCGTCTGCATCATGTGGCGGAATCTGAGTTTGCCAGGATCACTTACACGGAGGCTGTTGAAATATTAAAACAGCATAATGATAAGTTCCAATATCCGGTTTCGTGGGGAACAGATCTACAGACAGAGCATGAGCGGTATCTCACAGAGAAGGTTTATAAAAAGCCTGTATTTGTGACGGATTATCCCAAGGAGATCAAAGCATTTTACATGAAACAGAATCCGGACGGAAAAACTGTGGCAGCAGTGGATCTTCTGGTGCCGGGAATCGGGGAGATCATCGGCGGAAGCCAGAGGGAGGATGATTTAGAAAAGCTTCAAAAGAGAATGGAAGAGCTTCAAATGAATCTTTCTGACTATGATTTTTATATGGATTTGAGGAAATACGGGTCCACCAGGCATTCAGGTTTTGGTCTTGGATTTGAACGGATGGTCATGTATGTGACGGGAATGGCAAATATTCGTGATGTGATCCCTTTTCCGAGAACTGTGGGGAAATGTGAATATTAA
- the tadA gene encoding tRNA adenosine(34) deaminase TadA produces MNEKEKFMKEAIKQAKKAAAIGDVPIGCVIVSEGKVIARAYNQRNKRKTTLAHAELLAIEKASKKTGDWRLEECTMYVTLEPCQMCAGAIVQARIPKVVIGAMNPKAGCAGSILNILQREEFNHQAEIESGILGEECSQMMSDFFRQLRKKS; encoded by the coding sequence ATGAACGAAAAAGAAAAATTTATGAAAGAAGCCATAAAGCAGGCTAAAAAAGCTGCGGCCATTGGGGACGTGCCTATCGGCTGTGTGATCGTCTCAGAAGGAAAGGTCATTGCAAGGGCATACAACCAGAGAAATAAGAGGAAAACCACCCTGGCCCATGCAGAGCTTCTTGCCATTGAAAAAGCCAGTAAAAAAACCGGAGACTGGAGGCTTGAAGAATGCACGATGTATGTCACTCTGGAGCCATGCCAGATGTGTGCGGGAGCCATTGTCCAGGCCCGGATACCTAAAGTAGTGATCGGCGCCATGAATCCCAAAGCCGGATGTGCTGGCTCTATCCTGAACATTCTCCAGAGGGAGGAATTTAACCACCAGGCCGAAATAGAATCCGGAATCCTGGGGGAAGAGTGCAGTCAGATGATGAGTGACTTTTTCAGGCAGTTGAGAAAAAAGAGTTAA
- a CDS encoding GatB/YqeY domain-containing protein, with amino-acid sequence MSKIDEIRKEMVAAMKNKDKARKEALSMLLSALKNAQIDKREDLTEAEENTIIAKELKQTKETLESCPEDRTDIIEECNIRLAVIKEFAPEEMSEEKINAEIDAVLNELGIDAPTGKDKGKIMKSLMPRVKGKADGKLVNQLVAARIQ; translated from the coding sequence ATGAGCAAGATTGATGAGATCAGAAAAGAAATGGTAGCAGCGATGAAAAATAAGGATAAAGCGAGAAAAGAAGCCTTATCCATGCTGTTAAGCGCACTTAAAAATGCACAGATCGATAAAAGAGAGGATCTTACTGAGGCCGAAGAAAATACGATCATCGCAAAGGAATTGAAACAGACAAAAGAAACTCTGGAATCCTGCCCGGAGGACCGGACAGACATCATTGAGGAATGCAACATCCGTCTTGCAGTGATCAAAGAATTTGCTCCTGAGGAGATGAGCGAAGAGAAGATCAACGCGGAAATTGATGCGGTGCTGAATGAACTGGGAATTGATGCTCCGACAGGGAAAGATAAGGGTAAGATCATGAAGAGTCTTATGCCGAGAGTCAAGGGAAAAGCAGATGGAAAGCTGGTGAACCAGCTGGTGGCTGCAAGGATCCAGTAG
- a CDS encoding TatD family hydrolase produces the protein MIFETHAHYDDKQFDKDREELLASMEENGIGTIVNIGSNMETSRWTAKATEKYPFLYGAVGVHPSDSGDMKPEDLGELKQYAELPKIVAIGEIGLDYYWNEPERPIQKKWFEAQMELARETNLPMVIHSRDAAKDTEDMMRAVHAEEIGGVVHCFSYPKEMARKFLDMGFYLGIGGVVTFKNSRTLKEVVSYAPLDRILLETDSPYLSPEPNRGKRNSSLNLPFVAEQIASIKGVSAKEVIEVTEQNAKIMYRMKEV, from the coding sequence ATGATATTTGAAACCCACGCCCATTATGATGATAAGCAGTTTGACAAAGACCGGGAAGAACTGCTGGCTTCTATGGAGGAGAATGGTATCGGTACGATCGTAAATATAGGATCCAATATGGAAACATCCCGGTGGACAGCCAAAGCGACAGAAAAATATCCGTTTCTCTATGGAGCGGTGGGAGTTCATCCGTCAGACAGCGGTGATATGAAGCCTGAGGACCTTGGCGAACTTAAGCAGTATGCAGAACTGCCCAAGATTGTCGCCATAGGAGAGATAGGGCTTGACTACTACTGGAATGAGCCGGAGCGTCCAATACAGAAAAAGTGGTTTGAAGCACAGATGGAGCTTGCAAGGGAGACCAATCTTCCTATGGTGATCCACAGCCGGGATGCCGCAAAGGATACGGAAGATATGATGCGTGCAGTCCATGCAGAAGAAATCGGAGGAGTTGTCCATTGCTTCTCTTATCCAAAGGAGATGGCCAGGAAGTTTTTAGATATGGGATTTTATCTTGGGATCGGAGGAGTTGTCACGTTTAAGAATAGCCGAACATTAAAGGAGGTAGTTTCTTATGCGCCGCTGGACAGGATTCTGTTGGAAACGGACAGCCCCTATCTCTCACCGGAACCGAACCGGGGGAAACGGAATTCCTCTTTAAATCTGCCGTTTGTGGCGGAGCAGATCGCTTCAATTAAAGGAGTCAGTGCCAAAGAGGTTATCGAGGTTACAGAACAAAATGCCAAGATCATGTATCGAATGAAAGAGGTTTAG
- a CDS encoding glutamate synthase-related protein has product MSIFKCSICGYVYDDEAESAPFSQLEADYTCPVCKASKDKFDPVEDGPVSSPNKDNPLAYPDAFSKTDSKEFPQMDAIHQMAVTGSSVVDAMGTLKPIISWDDILIMGAQLNPAPLNAKDPVNTKTVIGKKAKKPMEIYHPVYVSHMSFGALSKELKTALAKGSAMSKTAMCSGEGGILPEERQAAYKYIFEYVPNLYSVTDENLRNADAIEIKIGQGTKPGMGGHLPGDKVTPEIARIRNKPLGEDVISPSKFPNVNSKEDLKTMVDWLKDVSGGRPVGVKIAAGHIEQDLEWIAYADADFVTIDGRGGATGASPRTLKDNTSIPTIFALSRARKYLDRHHISMDLVITGGLRLPGDFAKALAMGADAVAIASAALVAAACQQYRICNTGQCPVGVATQDEELRKRLHIDHSAERLCNYLNVCRSELEMFGRITGHADIHDLSVSDLRTTNREISEFTDIEHV; this is encoded by the coding sequence ATGAGTATTTTTAAATGCAGTATCTGCGGCTATGTCTATGATGATGAGGCAGAATCCGCTCCTTTTTCCCAGCTGGAAGCTGATTATACATGCCCTGTCTGCAAGGCATCCAAAGATAAGTTTGACCCAGTAGAAGACGGACCTGTTTCCTCTCCCAATAAGGACAACCCATTGGCTTACCCAGACGCCTTTTCCAAAACTGATTCCAAGGAGTTCCCGCAGATGGATGCCATTCATCAGATGGCTGTCACAGGCTCTTCTGTCGTTGATGCCATGGGAACCTTAAAACCGATCATTTCGTGGGATGATATTCTGATTATGGGGGCACAGCTAAACCCTGCCCCCCTCAATGCCAAAGATCCGGTGAACACCAAGACAGTCATCGGCAAGAAGGCGAAAAAACCTATGGAGATCTATCATCCGGTATACGTATCCCATATGTCTTTTGGGGCCTTGTCCAAAGAATTAAAAACTGCTCTGGCTAAAGGTAGTGCCATGTCTAAGACCGCCATGTGCAGCGGTGAAGGCGGGATTCTTCCCGAAGAACGTCAGGCGGCTTATAAGTACATATTTGAGTATGTTCCCAACCTGTACAGCGTCACAGACGAGAACCTCCGGAATGCGGATGCCATAGAGATTAAGATCGGCCAGGGAACCAAACCGGGCATGGGTGGACACCTTCCAGGGGATAAAGTGACACCAGAGATCGCAAGAATCAGAAATAAACCCCTGGGTGAGGATGTGATCAGCCCTTCCAAGTTTCCGAACGTCAATTCCAAAGAGGATTTAAAGACTATGGTAGACTGGCTTAAAGATGTCTCCGGAGGAAGACCTGTGGGTGTTAAGATCGCTGCCGGACATATTGAACAGGATCTGGAATGGATCGCTTACGCTGACGCCGACTTTGTTACCATAGACGGACGGGGCGGTGCCACGGGGGCAAGTCCCCGAACCTTAAAGGACAATACCTCCATTCCTACAATCTTTGCTTTGTCCAGAGCCAGAAAGTATCTGGACCGCCATCACATTTCCATGGATCTGGTCATCACCGGCGGGCTCAGGCTTCCTGGCGATTTCGCAAAGGCTCTTGCGATGGGAGCCGATGCTGTGGCCATAGCTTCTGCTGCTCTTGTGGCTGCTGCCTGCCAGCAGTACCGCATCTGCAACACCGGTCAATGCCCTGTAGGCGTGGCCACCCAGGATGAAGAATTGAGAAAACGGCTTCATATAGACCATTCGGCCGAGAGGCTCTGCAATTATCTAAACGTATGCAGGTCAGAGCTTGAAATGTTCGGACGCATTACCGGACATGCCGATATCCATGATCTGAGTGTCTCAGATCTAAGAACCACCAACCGTGAAATATCAGAGTTTACAGATATAGAACATGTATAA
- a CDS encoding magnesium transporter CorA family protein, with protein MKEGESMVYSIQNNTAELLTTEQYLTKYPFLCPYQPFVDTIKNHGINSCKADIFSDFICGTLLIPDKRNPAEKEFCLSYYLSKDLLVLIEDKKHINNLETIIEQRKIMNVSSLPQFLFLLAESLIKDDMVRLQDYETHLAEIEDVILSGKDLNMNHSLIDVRRKLLRINAYYQQLSDFGSELEENASDFFSPADIQHFSVLSNRAERLLNYTQFLREYALQIREMYQSQVDIKQNETMKILTVVTTIFFPLSLITGWYGMNFRNMPELRFPYSYFILIGICLIMVIAEIWFYKKKKWI; from the coding sequence ATGAAAGAAGGTGAATCCATGGTTTACTCCATACAGAACAACACCGCAGAGCTGCTTACGACTGAACAATATTTAACAAAATATCCGTTCCTCTGCCCCTATCAGCCGTTTGTTGATACCATCAAGAACCACGGGATCAACAGCTGCAAGGCAGACATCTTTTCTGATTTTATCTGCGGTACCCTGTTGATCCCCGATAAAAGAAATCCAGCGGAAAAGGAATTTTGCCTTTCTTATTATCTTTCAAAAGATCTTCTGGTGCTAATCGAGGATAAAAAACATATAAATAACTTAGAGACAATCATAGAGCAGCGAAAAATAATGAATGTCTCGTCCCTTCCGCAGTTTTTATTTTTGTTAGCGGAATCGCTCATCAAGGATGATATGGTAAGACTTCAGGACTATGAGACACATCTGGCTGAGATAGAGGATGTCATACTGTCCGGTAAGGACTTAAATATGAACCATTCACTGATCGATGTCCGAAGAAAGCTTCTGCGCATCAACGCCTATTACCAGCAGCTTAGTGACTTTGGAAGTGAATTAGAAGAAAATGCATCGGATTTCTTTTCACCAGCTGATATCCAGCACTTTTCCGTGCTCAGCAACCGTGCAGAGCGGCTTCTTAACTATACACAGTTCCTACGGGAATATGCCCTGCAGATCCGTGAAATGTACCAGTCCCAGGTTGATATCAAACAGAATGAGACCATGAAGATCCTGACTGTCGTTACCACGATCTTTTTCCCTCTCTCCCTGATCACAGGTTGGTATGGCATGAACTTTAGAAACATGCCGGAATTGCGTTTTCCGTACAGTTATTTTATCCTCATCGGAATCTGTCTGATCATGGTTATCGCAGAGATCTGGTTCTACAAAAAGAAAAAATGGATCTGA
- a CDS encoding PPC domain-containing DNA-binding protein — protein MEYRKFGNHYVIRLEKGEEIVAKVKELCEKEDVKLASLSGIGAVNKVTAGLFQTKEKKYVSKTYEEDMEIVSLGGNVSLMNGETYLHFHISVANEAGEVRGGHLTEAFISATGELVLTRIEGTVDREYSDEIGLNLLKF, from the coding sequence ATGGAATACCGGAAGTTTGGAAATCATTATGTTATAAGACTGGAAAAGGGCGAAGAAATTGTTGCGAAGGTAAAAGAATTATGTGAAAAAGAGGATGTGAAACTGGCATCTTTAAGCGGAATCGGAGCTGTAAATAAGGTAACGGCAGGCCTGTTTCAAACGAAAGAGAAGAAGTATGTAAGCAAGACTTATGAGGAGGATATGGAGATCGTCTCACTGGGAGGTAATGTTTCTTTGATGAATGGGGAAACCTATTTACACTTCCACATTAGCGTCGCCAACGAGGCAGGAGAAGTCCGGGGAGGACATTTGACGGAAGCTTTTATCAGTGCCACGGGAGAACTGGTACTTACCAGGATCGAGGGTACGGTGGACCGTGAATACAGTGACGAGATTGGGTTGAACTTATTAAAATTTTAA
- a CDS encoding DUF6128 domain-containing protein, whose translation MAEYQRIVSYLYEYSNGMKGENAGFAKIEKRQKQLRLYFHVKTNDEALTYKIYFYRFRHGTMEGILLDSFQRNDTIIEFKNTYPLVVDLDQVDGFLIYHSNSHFFGSEWNDKPITIRNFLPADDTSGPSEVVEAEETRPPEPAPEESPVPEETTQPETAPMKTERPQTTQRDRIPDSAHARTSTSTVTERPQPAQGERIPGTPPAQTATPAVTERPQPAQGERIPGTPPAQTATPMVSERPEPAQGERIPGTSTTQPAAPAASERPQPAQGESVPGNAPAQNPVPMVTAEPYEDEEEPPASAPDPPPVRDPFDELPQEIPIPEGTPDTESTVPEPAPVPAGTPPRVYVEPDIPEPEPMNAESVAEEEPPKEESSADANSKLAEYIEALQLEKNAKEQGISGTPGLFDWKEYPTLPLPPSYMLDPSIKLKVDDLQNIPDVPENLKTNGFLLLNYGNYGHLMLCQNKRTKMLYLGIPGVFDNEKNFIAKLFGFKNFLTVPEARQKTGNFGYWILAL comes from the coding sequence TTGGCTGAATATCAACGAATCGTTTCATATCTATACGAATATAGCAATGGCATGAAAGGCGAAAATGCAGGGTTTGCCAAGATTGAAAAACGCCAGAAGCAGCTTCGGTTATACTTCCATGTCAAAACAAATGATGAGGCATTAACTTACAAAATCTATTTTTATAGGTTCCGCCATGGAACCATGGAAGGCATCCTGCTGGATTCATTCCAGCGCAATGACACCATCATTGAGTTTAAGAATACTTATCCTCTGGTCGTAGACTTAGACCAGGTGGACGGCTTTTTGATTTATCACTCCAACAGCCACTTCTTTGGTTCTGAATGGAATGATAAACCGATCACGATCCGCAACTTCCTGCCTGCAGATGATACATCAGGGCCAAGTGAAGTTGTTGAAGCAGAAGAAACCAGGCCCCCGGAACCGGCTCCTGAAGAAAGTCCTGTTCCTGAGGAGACAACACAGCCTGAGACGGCTCCAATGAAAACAGAGCGTCCGCAGACGACCCAGAGAGATCGAATTCCTGACTCTGCTCATGCACGGACTTCCACTTCTACAGTGACAGAACGTCCACAGCCAGCTCAAGGAGAACGTATTCCTGGAACTCCTCCTGCCCAGACAGCAACTCCTGCGGTGACAGAACGTCCGCAGCCAGCTCAGGGAGAACGCATTCCTGGAACTCCTCCTGCTCAAACAGCAACTCCTATGGTCTCAGAACGGCCTGAACCAGCTCAAGGGGAACGCATTCCTGGAACCTCTACAACACAGCCCGCTGCTCCTGCGGCCTCAGAACGTCCGCAGCCAGCTCAAGGAGAAAGTGTCCCCGGCAATGCTCCCGCACAGAATCCTGTTCCGATGGTCACAGCAGAACCATATGAGGATGAGGAAGAACCGCCGGCCAGCGCTCCAGATCCGCCTCCTGTCAGGGATCCTTTTGATGAACTCCCGCAGGAAATTCCAATCCCGGAGGGAACCCCTGATACGGAATCCACAGTGCCGGAGCCGGCACCTGTTCCGGCAGGAACGCCTCCCCGGGTCTATGTAGAACCAGACATTCCAGAACCGGAGCCTATGAATGCCGAGTCTGTGGCCGAAGAGGAACCGCCAAAAGAAGAAAGTTCTGCTGACGCTAATTCAAAGCTGGCAGAATATATTGAGGCCCTTCAACTTGAAAAGAACGCCAAAGAACAGGGAATATCAGGCACTCCCGGTCTCTTTGACTGGAAGGAGTATCCCACCTTGCCCTTACCTCCTTCTTATATGCTGGATCCTAGCATCAAACTCAAAGTAGATGACCTGCAGAATATTCCAGATGTGCCAGAGAATCTAAAGACCAACGGATTTCTTCTGCTCAACTATGGCAACTACGGACATTTGATGCTCTGCCAGAATAAACGCACCAAAATGCTTTACCTGGGAATTCCAGGAGTTTTTGATAATGAGAAGAACTTCATTGCTAAGTTATTTGGATTTAAGAACTTTTTGACAGTGCCCGAAGCCCGTCAGAAGACAGGAAATTTCGGTTATTGGATCTTAGCCCTTTAA
- the pnuC gene encoding nicotinamide riboside transporter PnuC, which yields MTKLKTWINYFSKTEIVLWCCSVILIVLSFCIFDHENYFTLLASLIGVTSLIFNAKGNPLGQLLMIIFSLLYGMISFMFSYYGEMLTYLGMTLPMAVFSFITWLKNPYNGNKAEVEVNDLDKNEIIVMCMCTILVTIVFYFILDVFQTANLIPSTLSVTTSFLAVYLTFKRSSFYAAAYAGNDIVLIILWCLASIDDMKYFSVVVCFIAFFINDVYGFANWQKMKKRQTANEN from the coding sequence ATGACGAAATTAAAAACATGGATAAACTATTTTTCAAAAACCGAAATTGTATTATGGTGTTGCTCTGTTATCTTGATCGTTCTTTCATTTTGTATCTTTGACCATGAAAATTATTTTACTCTTTTAGCGTCTCTGATCGGTGTAACATCGCTTATCTTTAATGCAAAAGGCAATCCGTTGGGACAGCTGCTCATGATCATTTTTAGTTTGTTATATGGGATGATATCGTTCATGTTTTCCTATTATGGAGAAATGCTGACTTATCTTGGTATGACACTTCCTATGGCGGTATTTTCTTTTATTACGTGGCTTAAAAACCCTTATAACGGAAATAAAGCTGAGGTAGAAGTGAATGATCTAGACAAAAATGAAATCATTGTGATGTGCATGTGTACGATTCTCGTAACTATCGTATTTTATTTTATATTAGATGTTTTTCAGACGGCAAATTTAATTCCAAGTACACTTTCCGTTACAACAAGCTTTCTTGCTGTATATCTTACCTTTAAAAGAAGTTCCTTTTATGCTGCGGCATACGCTGGGAATGATATCGTGTTGATCATTTTATGGTGTCTGGCAAGCATTGACGATATGAAATATTTTTCTGTTGTTGTTTGTTTTATAGCATTTTTTATCAATGACGTATACGGTTTTGCGAACTGGCAGAAAATGAAGAAACGGCAAACAGCTAATGAAAATTAA
- the rsmA gene encoding 16S rRNA (adenine(1518)-N(6)/adenine(1519)-N(6))-dimethyltransferase RsmA, translated as MEKLSNPKRTIEVIQKYHFDFQKKFGQNFLIDSHVLEKIIDAAHITKDDFVLEIGPGIGTMTQYLSEHAGAVLAVEIDHNLIPILHDTLSGYDNVEVLNDDILKVDIGKIAQEKNKGKPIKVVANLPYYITTPIIMGLFEKNVPMDSLTVMVQKEVAQRMQAGPGTKDYGALSLAVQFYAEPYIVANVPPNCFMPRPKVGSAVIRLTRYQEMPVKVKNEKLMFSIIRASFNQRRKTLQNGINNSGSLNFSKEQVVEALEKMELSPTIRGEALSLEQFARLSDLLEELKG; from the coding sequence ATGGAGAAATTAAGCAACCCAAAAAGAACGATAGAAGTCATTCAGAAGTATCATTTTGATTTTCAGAAGAAGTTCGGACAGAATTTTTTGATTGACAGCCATGTGCTGGAAAAGATCATAGACGCAGCACATATTACAAAGGATGATTTTGTACTGGAGATCGGGCCGGGCATCGGTACGATGACCCAGTATCTTTCAGAACATGCAGGAGCGGTTTTGGCGGTGGAGATCGATCATAATCTGATCCCAATCCTTCATGATACGCTGTCAGGGTATGACAATGTTGAAGTGCTGAACGATGATATCCTGAAGGTTGATATCGGAAAGATAGCACAGGAGAAAAACAAGGGAAAACCGATCAAGGTAGTGGCAAATTTGCCGTACTATATCACGACACCGATCATCATGGGGCTGTTTGAAAAGAATGTCCCCATGGACAGTCTCACTGTCATGGTTCAGAAGGAAGTGGCCCAGAGAATGCAGGCAGGTCCTGGGACAAAGGATTATGGTGCATTGTCGCTGGCAGTACAGTTTTATGCAGAGCCTTATATTGTAGCCAATGTACCTCCCAACTGTTTTATGCCACGTCCCAAAGTCGGCTCAGCAGTTATCCGTCTGACCAGATACCAGGAGATGCCGGTTAAAGTAAAAAATGAAAAGCTGATGTTTTCCATCATCAGGGCTTCCTTTAACCAGAGAAGAAAGACTCTGCAGAACGGGATCAATAACAGCGGTTCGCTGAATTTCTCCAAGGAACAGGTGGTGGAAGCCCTTGAAAAAATGGAGCTTTCACCTACGATCCGTGGAGAGGCACTGAGCCTTGAACAGTTTGCAAGGCTCAGCGACCTGCTGGAAGAATTAAAGGGCTAA
- a CDS encoding cysteine hydrolase family protein has protein sequence MEHILVVIDMQNDFIDGSLGTKEAQEIVDGAAEKIRGFKGSIYGTLDTHTEDYLNTQEGKSLPVPHCILGEEGWALHSDIMDAISDTEAEVMDFCRKDTFGSIELCELLKQRYEGKEVEIEFLGLCTDICVISNVLMVKAALPEAKLIVHAGLCAGVTPESHENALNALKMCQVDIET, from the coding sequence ATGGAACATATATTGGTTGTCATAGACATGCAGAATGACTTTATTGACGGTTCTCTTGGCACCAAGGAAGCCCAGGAGATCGTTGACGGGGCAGCAGAGAAGATCAGGGGATTTAAGGGCAGTATATACGGAACGCTGGATACCCACACAGAGGATTACTTAAACACACAGGAAGGCAAAAGTCTTCCGGTTCCCCACTGTATTTTAGGAGAAGAAGGATGGGCACTGCATTCTGACATTATGGATGCTATCTCTGATACAGAGGCAGAGGTCATGGATTTTTGCAGAAAGGATACCTTTGGCTCCATTGAGCTCTGTGAACTTCTGAAGCAAAGATACGAGGGAAAAGAAGTTGAGATTGAATTCCTTGGATTATGCACGGACATCTGTGTCATCTCCAATGTTCTCATGGTAAAGGCTGCACTTCCAGAAGCTAAGCTTATCGTTCACGCAGGACTTTGTGCCGGGGTGACGCCGGAGAGCCATGAAAATGCTTTAAATGCACTTAAGATGTGCCAGGTTGATATTGAGACATAA